CCCTCTCCGTTCCCTCTCTTCGAACTTGCTATTCTGGATGTAGCGGCCCGTGCGCCGCCCAGCTGCCGGCATATCCGGCGGTCCTAAGTTGAGGCGTTTGGCGGGCGTGTGAGCCCGCCGCCGAAACCCTGACGCTGAGCGCAGCGAGACGGAAGGGTCCCCAGTTCTTGGAAACGACATACCTCACATATTTCTGGCCCTAAGTTGAGGCGTTTGGCGGGCGTCAGGCGAAGCCGGGAGCCCGCCGCCGAAACCCTGACGCTGAGCGCAGCGAGACGGAAGGGTCCCCAGTTCTTTGAAACGACATACCTCACATATTTCTGGCCCTAAGTTGAGGCGTTTGGCGGGCGTGTGAGCCCGCCGCCGAAACCCTGACGCTGAGCGCAGCGAGACGGAAGGGTCCCCAGTTCTTTGAAAACGACATACCCGACATATTTCCGCCCCTAAGTTGAGGCGTTTGGCGGGCGTGTGAGCCCGCCGCCGAAACCCTGACGCTGAGCGCAGCGAGACGGAAGGGTCCCCAGTTCTTTGAAACGACATACCTCACATATTTCTGGCCCTAACTCCTTTGTTTCGACATATCGAGGCAGGGGGGGTACCCCCCGGTAGATATGTCGCCTGATGGCTGACGGCTGATCGCTGTCCGCTAGTAGATCTGGTATCCCGGCGCGGGGGAGCGGAAGTTGGGCTTTGTCCCAATCAGGAGCAGCGCGCCGATGCGCTTGAACTCGCGCAGTTCCTGGGCGTTCTTAAACCATTTGCCGGAATACTCCTCGGGCGTAGGCGTGTCGTCGGGGATCTGGAGAGCCTGCACGTCCTCGAAGGCGTGGGCATGGAGCAAGTCCACGTACTCCTGCTTGGAGCGCGCGTGTACCGGCACTTCGAGAGAATCCACCCAGCGCAGCGAGTAGGGGTTGTCCTGGTAGAGGTTGATGAGGATGAACAGCCGGCCGCGCGGGGCCATGATGCGGAAGAGCTCGTTCAGCGCCCGGTCCTGGTCGGGGTAATAGTAGAACGATTCGACCGAGAGCACCTTGTCGAAGAAGTTCTCTTCCCAGGGGATCTTCTCCGCCGAGCCGACCACGAACATGACGTTGTCGAAGTCTTTCGAGGCCGCCCGGGCGCGGCGGATCATTTCGTCGGAGATGTCGATGCCGATGACTTGCCCGTGCCCTTCGGGGCCTTCGCCCACCAGGCGGGCGAGGATGCGCGTGGCCCATCCGGCGCCGCAGCCCAGGTCAAGCACGCGCTCGCCGGGACGCAGCTCCATGTGGCGGATGGTCTTCTCCGTGATGTCGAGGTGATGGCGCTCCATCTCCTCGCCGCGGCCGGCCTCGGCCCATTTGTTGAATTCGGAGCGGAGTCGCTCGTCGGGATTCATGGTTCGGTGAGAGTACTCGGTACTCAGTACTCAGAAAACCATTGTAAATGGGCCCTGTGGTAGAGTTCGCACGAATGGCCGAACGAGCTGAAGCGAAGCCGCAACCGCTTTACTGTCCCAAGTGCGGGCGCGAGGTGGATGATCCGCTCACCTGCGGGGACTGTTCGGCCGTGATCTGCCGGGTCTGCGGCACGCCGCTGGAATCTCCCGACGAGCTAGGGATCGGATGATCTCTTCCACTCCCGTGACCACTCCTGCCGAATCCAAGCCGACGCTGGTCCGCGGGCTGTCGCTGCTGGATTCTGTTCTGCTGCTGGTGGGCGGGATCATCGGCTCGGCGGTCTTCCTGGCGGTGAGCGACGTCGCAGAACACCTGTCCGATCCGCGGCTCTTTCTCGCGGTCTGGGTGATTGGCGGCGGGATCTCCCTGCTGGCGTGCTTCGCCTTCGCCGAGCTGGGCGCGATGTTCCCCAGCGCCGGCGGGCAGTACATCTATCTGCGCGAAGCTTACGGCGAGTTCTACGGCTTCCTGTTCGGATGGATGGTGCTGTTCATCAATTTCAGCGGCACGGTGGCGGCGCTGGCAGTCGGCTTCGCCACCTACGGCGACGAAGTACTTCCCTACGGAGCGAAACAGGCGCTGCTGGAGATCGGCGGATGGTCGGTCACCCGCGGGCAGGTGGTCGCGCTGCTCGCCATCGCCGTGCTGACCTGGGTCAACGTGATCGGTCTGCGCCGTGTCGCGGTCATGCAGAACATCGCCACCTGGATGAAGTTCGCGGCCATCGCGGTGTTCGTGGTGCTGGGTGTTGCGATCGGAAAAGGATCGGGCGCCAACTTCACCACGCCCGCGCCGAACTCCCACCCGATCCCGCTGCTGTTCGCGGTCGTGGTCGCGCTGAACGGCGTCTTCTTTGCCTACGACGGCTGGAACTACATCACCTGCGCGGCGGGAGAGGTGAAGAACCCGCAGCGGAATATCCCCCGGGCGCTGGTGCTGGGCGTGATCGCGGTGGCCATCATCTACGTCAGCCTGAACGTGGTGTATCTGTACGCGCTGCCACTGGCGCAGATCAAGGACGAGCGGACCATCGCGAAAGCGGCGGCCATCACGCTCTTCGCTCCGGGCGTCGGGCGCTGGATCTCGCTGCTGATCACGGTCTCCTGCTTCGGCGCGGCGTCGGCTTGCATCCTGGCGGGCGCGCGCGTGGTGTACGCCATGGCCTGCGACCGCGCTTTTTTTCCGCAGCTTTCGTACGTGCATCCGCGCTACCGCACGCCGTCGCTGGCGCTGGTGGTGCTGGGTGCGTGGTCGGGGGTGCTGGCGCTCAGCGGCAAGTACGACGAGCTCTACACCTACGTGATGTTCGTGGGCGTGATCGCCTACGTGGCCACGGTGGCGGGCGTGTTCGTGCTGCGCAAGAAGCGGCCGGATGCCGAACGGCCCTATCGCTGCACCGGATATCCGTTCGTGCCGGCGCTCTACCTGGTGGCCGCGAGCGTTTGGGCGGCGATCGTCGCGTACGAGAAACCGAAGGAGGCGATCGCGGGTGCGGTCATCATGCTGATCGGCGTGCCGGGATACGTGTACTGGCGGCGTGGCGCCAACAAAACCGGCTGAACGAAGGGGAAACCGCTCCCCCGTGGAGCATGATTGAGCACCTGCTGATCCTATGGGTCTGGAGATCGCACATCTCGCGCGCCGGATCATCGTGATTCTCGCGACCGTCTACGTGCTGCTTGGGGCGGCGCTCTTCATCGCACAACGGCGGCTAATCTTCTTTCCCAACCGCGATGTCAGCCTAGCTCCTGACTACTTCGGGGTGAAATACGAGGACATCTTCATCGAGGTGCACGACGCGGAGGGCGGGAAGCTGAACGCATGGTGGGCCCCGACCGAGGTTCCGAACAGCAAGGCCATCATCCTGTTCCACGGCAATGCCGAGAGCATCTCGGGTCTTGCGAAGCAGACACAGCGGTTCCACCAGCTAGGCTGCGCCGTGCTTGCGGTCGAATATCGTGGCTACGGGCACAGTACGGGCGGCTTACCGTCGGAGGCAAGCGTCTACGCCGACGCCGAAGCGGCGTGGAACTACCTGGTGGGACAGCGCGGGGTGCAACCGCGGAATATCTACATCTACGGACACTCACTGGGAGGCGCGGTGGCGATGGACCTCGCCGCCAAACATCCCGACGCCGCCGGGGTCATTTTGGAAAGTACATTCACGTCCGCCGCCGACCTGGGCCGCCGCCTGACCCTGTTTCGAGTTTTTCCTCTGCGACTGCTGGTGACGCAACGCTTCGATTCACTCCACAAGGCGCCTCGGTTGAAGATTCCGGTACTGGTGATCCATGGCGACGCGGATCCGGTGATCCCGTATGCGGTCGGACGGGATCTGTACGCTGCGGCGCCGCAGCCAAAACGGTTCTTCACCGTGCCCGGAGGGGACCACGATCACATCGCGGAGATCGGCGGTGCGGCCTACCTCCAGGCGCTCCGCGAGTTCATCCACTAGCCGTTTTGTGCTGTGCCAGCAGATGCTGTAATCTGGCGGGCCATTCAATCATCAATTTGGAAGTGCTCTTATGAAGCTCTTAGTCATCGGTGCAGGCATGATGGGATCGGCGGCGGCGTATGACATGGCGCGCGCCGAGACTGTGGAAGCGGTCACGCTGGCCGACAGAGACACCAAGAAAGCCAAAGCGGCGGCAGCGCGGATCAACAAGCTCGCCGGCGGCAAGAAGGTGCGGGCAGTCCCCTTCGACGCGCGCAAACCTGCTGCGGCGAAGACGCTGATGCGCGGGCATGATGGCGCGCTGTCGGCGGTCCCGTATTTCTTCAACCTCGGGTTGGCGAAGGCGGCCATCGACGCCGGCTGCCACTTCGCCGATCTGGGCGGCAACAACACGGTCGTCAAGCAGGAGTATGCGCTCAGCAAGCAGGCGGCGAAAAA
The window above is part of the Terriglobia bacterium genome. Proteins encoded here:
- a CDS encoding class I SAM-dependent methyltransferase encodes the protein MNPDERLRSEFNKWAEAGRGEEMERHHLDITEKTIRHMELRPGERVLDLGCGAGWATRILARLVGEGPEGHGQVIGIDISDEMIRRARAASKDFDNVMFVVGSAEKIPWEENFFDKVLSVESFYYYPDQDRALNELFRIMAPRGRLFILINLYQDNPYSLRWVDSLEVPVHARSKQEYVDLLHAHAFEDVQALQIPDDTPTPEEYSGKWFKNAQELREFKRIGALLLIGTKPNFRSPAPGYQIY
- a CDS encoding lysophospholipase — encoded protein: MGLEIAHLARRIIVILATVYVLLGAALFIAQRRLIFFPNRDVSLAPDYFGVKYEDIFIEVHDAEGGKLNAWWAPTEVPNSKAIILFHGNAESISGLAKQTQRFHQLGCAVLAVEYRGYGHSTGGLPSEASVYADAEAAWNYLVGQRGVQPRNIYIYGHSLGGAVAMDLAAKHPDAAGVILESTFTSAADLGRRLTLFRVFPLRLLVTQRFDSLHKAPRLKIPVLVIHGDADPVIPYAVGRDLYAAAPQPKRFFTVPGGDHDHIAEIGGAAYLQALREFIH
- a CDS encoding amino acid permease, which codes for MISSTPVTTPAESKPTLVRGLSLLDSVLLLVGGIIGSAVFLAVSDVAEHLSDPRLFLAVWVIGGGISLLACFAFAELGAMFPSAGGQYIYLREAYGEFYGFLFGWMVLFINFSGTVAALAVGFATYGDEVLPYGAKQALLEIGGWSVTRGQVVALLAIAVLTWVNVIGLRRVAVMQNIATWMKFAAIAVFVVLGVAIGKGSGANFTTPAPNSHPIPLLFAVVVALNGVFFAYDGWNYITCAAGEVKNPQRNIPRALVLGVIAVAIIYVSLNVVYLYALPLAQIKDERTIAKAAAITLFAPGVGRWISLLITVSCFGAASACILAGARVVYAMACDRAFFPQLSYVHPRYRTPSLALVVLGAWSGVLALSGKYDELYTYVMFVGVIAYVATVAGVFVLRKKRPDAERPYRCTGYPFVPALYLVAASVWAAIVAYEKPKEAIAGAVIMLIGVPGYVYWRRGANKTG
- a CDS encoding 60S ribosomal export protein NMD3; amino-acid sequence: MAERAEAKPQPLYCPKCGREVDDPLTCGDCSAVICRVCGTPLESPDELGIG